A part of Gemmatimonas groenlandica genomic DNA contains:
- a CDS encoding BamA/OMP85 family outer membrane protein — protein MHASHRSHIGAALSDFAARLSLPILLTILLLVPSAARLGAQQSSNREQGGTQRESPEIRELRITGITRVPEGDLRASLASKASSCRSLLLKPFCWITKSRYIYERSYLDRDEFQRDVLRALVFYFRRGYRDAAIDTSVVRVGTNAVRITMSVREGPPTRVASTGIISTIPVPIDSARLIRPRVNEPLSLLAIDSTVARVRDALWELGFADATIAPVTNVDSAADSASLRFRVDPKRRVSIGEIKIEGAEKIAERDIRRSLRVEPGDVFRRSRITRSQRALYESALFRRATIDTLPHTAGAPDSVKSLVVRVIEAPQREARASVGFTTADFVQAEAQFTHNYWLGGTRKFDATLTVGNLLAQQLTRSPLFVNFTNISRGNELGRFYSPTYQASVDARQRWFQSPRNTIGAGIFSHRRSSPGVFVDRGYGASATFTRELGIRMPASATYRFEISSVEAGDVYFCVNYGVCDGSTIQALRGQQRLSPAAVTVSTDRSDAPLSPTRGVRFRAEAEHASALTASDFRYNRATADIAVYRPLPFRRIVAALHLRAGWVQPISGTAAAVGLPGAASGAEFAEILHPRKRFYAGGAQSVRGFGENQLGPRVLTIAPDVLRGRTVTDGDTTFQCAPSTPITSCSVNAASLRDSDFQVRPLGGTTLLEGSVELRVPVWRSVVGAVFLDGAILGEGTLNSITRGTGALTPGFGVRYESPVGPIRVDLGLRPTLRRALPVITQTTDSLGQSVLVALAPVTGCGAESTTGCRTFPDPAERLSFLRKLTNRLTLHLSIGQAF, from the coding sequence ATGCACGCATCACACCGCTCGCACATCGGTGCAGCCCTGTCCGACTTTGCCGCGCGGCTGAGTCTGCCGATTCTCCTCACGATTTTGCTGCTTGTGCCGTCGGCCGCCCGATTGGGCGCACAGCAGAGCTCCAACCGTGAGCAAGGCGGTACGCAGCGAGAGAGTCCGGAGATTCGCGAGCTCCGTATCACCGGGATCACGCGTGTACCCGAGGGGGACCTGCGCGCGAGCCTCGCGTCGAAGGCCTCGAGCTGCAGAAGCTTGCTGCTGAAGCCGTTCTGTTGGATCACGAAGTCGCGGTACATCTACGAGCGCAGCTACCTCGACCGCGACGAGTTCCAACGCGACGTACTTCGCGCGCTCGTCTTCTACTTTCGCCGTGGCTACCGTGATGCGGCGATCGACACGAGCGTCGTCCGCGTCGGGACCAACGCGGTGCGGATCACCATGTCGGTCCGGGAGGGCCCACCGACGCGCGTGGCGTCTACCGGGATTATCTCCACGATACCGGTACCTATCGACAGTGCCCGGCTGATCCGGCCGCGCGTGAATGAGCCGCTCAGCCTGCTCGCCATCGATTCCACCGTCGCAAGGGTCCGCGATGCGCTCTGGGAGCTTGGATTCGCCGACGCGACCATTGCGCCGGTGACCAATGTCGATTCGGCCGCCGATAGCGCCTCACTGCGCTTCCGGGTGGATCCCAAGCGTCGAGTCAGCATCGGGGAGATCAAGATCGAGGGCGCCGAGAAGATTGCCGAGCGCGACATCCGCCGATCGCTCCGCGTCGAGCCCGGCGATGTGTTCCGTCGTTCGCGCATCACGCGAAGCCAACGCGCCCTCTATGAATCGGCGCTCTTTCGTCGAGCGACCATCGACACGCTCCCGCACACGGCGGGCGCGCCCGACAGTGTGAAATCGCTGGTCGTGCGCGTGATCGAGGCGCCGCAGCGAGAGGCCCGCGCCAGCGTTGGCTTCACCACCGCCGACTTCGTTCAAGCCGAAGCGCAGTTCACGCACAACTACTGGCTCGGTGGTACGAGAAAGTTCGACGCCACGCTCACCGTGGGCAACCTGTTGGCCCAGCAGCTCACGCGCAGTCCGTTGTTCGTGAACTTCACCAACATCTCGCGAGGCAATGAGTTGGGGCGATTCTACTCGCCGACATACCAAGCGAGCGTGGACGCACGGCAGCGGTGGTTCCAGTCGCCGAGAAACACCATCGGTGCTGGCATCTTCTCGCATCGACGTAGCTCGCCCGGTGTATTCGTAGATCGTGGCTACGGCGCCAGCGCCACCTTTACGCGCGAGCTCGGCATTCGCATGCCGGCGAGCGCTACGTACCGCTTCGAGATCAGCAGTGTCGAGGCCGGTGATGTGTACTTCTGTGTGAACTACGGCGTCTGCGACGGCTCGACCATTCAAGCGCTCCGCGGCCAGCAGCGCCTGTCGCCCGCCGCCGTGACGGTGTCGACGGATCGCAGCGATGCACCACTGTCCCCGACACGTGGCGTGCGCTTTCGTGCCGAAGCCGAGCATGCGTCGGCGCTCACGGCATCCGACTTCCGGTACAATCGGGCGACGGCGGATATCGCGGTATACCGACCGTTGCCGTTCCGTCGAATCGTCGCAGCCCTTCACCTCAGGGCCGGCTGGGTTCAGCCGATCTCCGGCACCGCCGCTGCGGTAGGCTTGCCGGGCGCTGCGAGCGGTGCCGAATTCGCAGAGATCTTACATCCGCGGAAGCGCTTCTACGCCGGTGGAGCGCAAAGCGTTCGCGGCTTTGGTGAGAATCAGCTTGGCCCGCGCGTGCTGACGATCGCTCCCGACGTGTTGCGCGGTCGTACGGTGACCGACGGTGATACCACCTTCCAGTGCGCGCCATCTACCCCGATTACATCGTGTAGCGTGAACGCTGCCTCGCTTCGCGACAGCGACTTTCAGGTGCGGCCGTTGGGTGGCACGACCCTGCTGGAAGGCAGCGTTGAGCTGCGCGTTCCGGTGTGGCGATCGGTGGTCGGGGCCGTATTCCTCGATGGCGCCATTCTTGGTGAGGGTACGCTGAACTCGATCACTCGAGGCACCGGGGCACTCACGCCAGGATTCGGCGTACGCTACGAGTCGCCGGTCGGACCGATTCGCGTCGACCTTGGGCTTCGGCCAACGCTCCGTCGAGCGCTCCCGGTCATCACGCAAACCACCGATAGTCTTGGCCAAAGTGTGCTGGTCGCTCTGGCGCCGGTGACTGGCTGTGGTGCGGAATCCACTACCGGCTGTCGAACCTTTCCCGATCCGGCGGAGCGACTGAGCTTCCTCCGAAAGCTCACGAACCGTCTCACGCTTCACCTCAGCATTGGACAGGCTTTCTGA
- a CDS encoding DUF423 domain-containing protein produces the protein MDRLFVIIGALSGAIGVAAGAFGAHALRARLEPRMLEVFETGARYQMYHAIAMLAAAWIVTRFPGSLANASGWLFLAGTVLFSGSLYAMALSGIRALGAITPLGGVCFIAGWACLALAATRSR, from the coding sequence ATGGACCGACTCTTTGTGATCATCGGCGCGCTGTCGGGCGCGATCGGCGTGGCGGCAGGCGCGTTCGGCGCCCATGCCCTTCGCGCCCGCCTTGAACCGCGCATGCTCGAGGTGTTCGAGACCGGCGCCCGCTACCAGATGTATCACGCCATCGCGATGCTCGCGGCTGCCTGGATTGTCACGCGATTCCCGGGCTCGCTGGCGAATGCGAGCGGGTGGCTGTTTCTCGCCGGGACCGTCCTTTTCTCGGGATCGCTCTACGCGATGGCGCTCTCCGGCATTCGCGCGCTTGGCGCGATCACGCCGCTTGGGGGCGTGTGCTTCATCGCGGGATGGGCGTGTCTCGCCTTGGCCGCGACGCGTTCGCGATAA
- a CDS encoding S9 family peptidase — protein sequence MRRSLLRAVLAGPLLAAPLLAQSRAITAADYARAERFLAFNTSNLVSRTGVQPTWLPDGRFTYRVRLADGSSPLVVVDAIKGTKTDCTAAGANCPAEPARANGRPAARPGSRAPEHVSPDGKTAAFILDWNLWVRDVATNKETQVTTDGVKDFGYATDNAGWIHSDRAILTWSPDSKKMATFQQDQRNVGDMYLVKTKVGHPELSAWKYPLPGDSAVSMIHRVIVDLSASTPKVVRFKMLADQHRSSVCDHISCSGGELSDVEWYADGSKLAFLSNSRDHKIATLRIADANTGDVRDVLREEVATQFESGDNVANWRVLPATNEVIWFSERDDWGQLYLYDLTTGALKSKITTGDGPVLSVERVDAKARMIWFVAAGKIPGRDPYFRHLYRIGMNGKGLTLLTPEDGDHNTTLSPNGAVFVDSWSRADLAPTAVLRNASTGKLISTLEQGDISKLIATGWKAPTRITVKDRAGKWDLYGLMWTPTALDSTKKYPIINYIYPGPQGGSVGSRQFSAATRDNQALAELGFVVVAIDGTGNPTRSKSFHDAYYGRMSDNTLPDQIAGMKQLAARYRFIDLERAGMWGHSGGGFATASAMFQYPDFFKVGISESGNHDNRNYEDDWGERYHGLLTKNGAVDNYDKEANQSLAKNLKGKLMLAHGTMDDNVPPDNTWLVVDALIKAGKDFDLVMIPNAAHGYGAASNYMMRRRWDYFVQHLLGAMPPKEYQIGPKN from the coding sequence ATGCGCCGCTCTCTTCTTCGTGCCGTTCTTGCCGGCCCGCTCCTGGCCGCCCCTCTGCTTGCCCAGTCGCGCGCTATCACCGCCGCCGACTACGCGCGTGCCGAGCGCTTCCTCGCATTCAACACGTCGAATCTCGTGTCGCGCACCGGCGTGCAGCCGACGTGGCTCCCCGATGGCCGGTTCACGTACCGCGTGCGGCTCGCGGACGGGAGTTCGCCGCTCGTGGTGGTCGACGCGATCAAGGGGACCAAGACGGACTGCACCGCCGCTGGCGCCAACTGCCCGGCTGAACCTGCACGTGCCAACGGCCGCCCGGCCGCCCGTCCTGGTAGTCGCGCGCCCGAGCACGTCTCACCCGACGGCAAGACCGCCGCGTTCATCCTCGACTGGAACCTCTGGGTGCGCGATGTGGCCACGAACAAGGAAACGCAGGTCACGACCGATGGCGTGAAGGACTTCGGGTACGCCACGGACAACGCCGGCTGGATTCACTCGGATCGCGCAATTCTCACCTGGTCGCCCGATTCCAAGAAGATGGCCACGTTCCAGCAGGATCAGCGCAACGTCGGTGACATGTACCTCGTGAAGACGAAGGTCGGTCATCCCGAGCTGAGCGCGTGGAAGTATCCGCTGCCGGGCGACAGCGCGGTGTCGATGATTCACCGCGTGATCGTCGATCTGTCGGCGTCGACGCCCAAGGTGGTGCGCTTCAAGATGCTGGCCGATCAGCATCGCTCGTCGGTGTGCGATCACATCTCGTGCAGTGGCGGTGAACTCTCCGACGTGGAATGGTACGCGGACGGCTCCAAGCTCGCGTTCCTGTCGAACTCGCGTGACCACAAGATCGCGACGCTGCGCATCGCCGACGCCAACACGGGTGACGTGCGCGACGTGCTGCGCGAGGAAGTGGCCACGCAGTTCGAGAGCGGTGACAACGTGGCCAACTGGCGTGTGCTGCCGGCCACCAACGAAGTGATCTGGTTCTCCGAGCGCGATGACTGGGGACAGCTGTATCTATACGACCTCACCACGGGCGCGCTCAAGTCGAAGATCACGACTGGCGACGGTCCGGTGCTCTCGGTCGAGCGCGTGGATGCGAAGGCCCGCATGATCTGGTTCGTCGCCGCCGGCAAGATTCCGGGACGCGATCCGTACTTCCGGCATCTGTATCGCATCGGCATGAACGGGAAGGGGTTGACGCTCCTCACGCCAGAGGACGGCGACCACAACACCACGCTGTCTCCCAACGGCGCCGTGTTCGTGGACAGCTGGTCGCGCGCCGACCTTGCGCCAACCGCCGTGCTACGCAATGCGAGCACCGGCAAACTGATCTCGACACTGGAACAGGGTGACATTTCGAAACTGATCGCGACCGGCTGGAAGGCCCCCACGCGCATCACCGTGAAGGATCGCGCCGGCAAGTGGGACCTGTACGGGCTGATGTGGACGCCCACCGCGCTCGACTCGACGAAGAAGTATCCGATCATCAACTACATCTACCCGGGTCCGCAGGGCGGCAGTGTGGGCAGCCGTCAATTCTCGGCCGCGACGCGCGATAATCAGGCGCTGGCCGAATTGGGATTCGTCGTCGTGGCCATCGACGGCACCGGAAACCCGACGCGCTCGAAGTCGTTTCACGATGCGTACTACGGTCGCATGAGCGACAACACGCTTCCCGATCAGATCGCGGGCATGAAGCAGTTGGCCGCGCGCTATCGCTTCATCGACCTGGAACGCGCGGGCATGTGGGGCCACTCGGGCGGCGGCTTCGCGACGGCGTCGGCAATGTTCCAGTATCCCGACTTCTTCAAGGTCGGCATTTCCGAGTCGGGCAATCACGACAACCGCAACTACGAAGACGATTGGGGCGAGCGTTACCACGGATTGCTCACGAAGAACGGCGCCGTGGACAACTACGACAAGGAAGCGAATCAGAGTCTGGCGAAGAACCTCAAGGGCAAGCTGATGCTGGCGCATGGCACGATGGACGACAACGTGCCGCCTGACAACACATGGCTCGTCGTCGACGCCCTGATCAAGGCGGGCAAGGACTTCGACCTCGTCATGATTCCGAACGCAGCACACGGCTACGGAGCGGCGTCGAACTACATGATGCGCCGTCGCTGGGATTATTTCGTGCAGCATCTCCTTGGAGCCATGCCGCCCAAGGAATATCAGATCGGCCCGAAGAACTGA
- a CDS encoding GMC family oxidoreductase, translating into MITHSADIVIVGSGITAALMAASLAEKTTKSILVVEAGKPTTPFADRVKARERWRAYGESPWKQDHLDDQNATGTTWGFSPSMNVGGLAMHWGGVSPRYSPEDFRLRSMYGVGSDWPFSYDDLDPFYQEAEERMGVAGEQGPIALDPRGKPYPLPPLPINYNLAQLQQWATKAGIATWSTPSAKNSIQHDGRAQCQRCDTCYPVCPTGAKYSPDFTWDALIARKRITLVTETLVRRLEADPKTGRITRATGNRTNASGEDVTIEGGTFVLAAGFVWSPHLLLLSKSSAFPNGLANRSGLVGKYLAGHRNVNAYLRLPMELFPGINVQHSLVSKQFMRVPRSSRYLRHDLRIWESSVGREPRLRGDDGQVQFGDDLMKDWQRRAKGATARVRGYYDVLPDKESALSLDASTANRFGDPMPKVSFKDAPESAALKDWQEEQLRELFRTMAKAGGGEILRMENSANDLGQEHPVGGCRMGIDPMESVVDAHGRAHDHENLWVAGAPAQPTASCCNGTLTFVAVGLRTAAAIAGAAAI; encoded by the coding sequence ATGATCACGCATAGTGCAGACATCGTGATCGTCGGCAGTGGCATCACGGCCGCGCTGATGGCAGCGTCGCTCGCCGAAAAGACCACCAAATCCATTCTCGTCGTCGAGGCAGGCAAGCCCACGACACCGTTCGCCGATCGTGTCAAGGCGCGCGAGCGTTGGCGCGCGTATGGAGAGAGCCCCTGGAAGCAGGATCATCTCGACGACCAGAACGCGACGGGCACGACGTGGGGCTTCTCACCCAGCATGAACGTGGGCGGCTTGGCGATGCACTGGGGCGGCGTGTCGCCGCGCTATTCGCCGGAAGACTTCCGCTTGCGCTCGATGTACGGCGTGGGCAGCGACTGGCCGTTCAGCTACGACGATCTCGATCCGTTCTATCAGGAAGCGGAAGAGCGGATGGGTGTGGCCGGTGAGCAGGGGCCGATTGCCCTCGACCCGCGCGGCAAGCCGTATCCGTTGCCACCGCTACCGATTAATTACAACCTCGCGCAGTTGCAGCAGTGGGCTACCAAGGCCGGCATCGCCACGTGGAGCACGCCGAGCGCGAAAAACTCGATACAGCACGACGGACGCGCGCAGTGTCAGCGGTGTGACACCTGTTATCCCGTGTGCCCTACCGGCGCCAAGTACTCGCCCGATTTCACGTGGGACGCGTTGATCGCGCGGAAGCGCATCACGCTCGTAACCGAAACGTTGGTGCGCCGGCTCGAGGCCGATCCGAAAACGGGGCGCATCACCCGCGCCACGGGCAATCGCACGAACGCCTCGGGCGAGGACGTGACCATCGAAGGTGGCACGTTCGTGCTGGCGGCCGGCTTCGTGTGGTCGCCGCATTTGCTGCTCTTGTCGAAGAGCAGTGCGTTCCCGAATGGATTGGCCAACCGCAGCGGATTGGTGGGCAAGTATCTGGCGGGCCATCGCAATGTGAACGCGTACCTGCGATTGCCGATGGAACTGTTCCCCGGCATCAACGTGCAGCATTCGCTGGTATCGAAGCAGTTCATGCGCGTGCCCCGCTCGTCGCGCTATCTGCGCCATGATTTGCGCATCTGGGAATCGAGCGTCGGGCGTGAGCCGCGTCTACGCGGTGATGATGGCCAGGTGCAGTTCGGTGATGACCTGATGAAGGACTGGCAGCGACGCGCGAAGGGCGCGACGGCGCGCGTGCGTGGCTACTACGACGTGCTGCCCGACAAGGAGAGTGCCTTGTCGCTCGACGCGTCGACGGCCAACCGCTTCGGTGATCCGATGCCGAAGGTGTCGTTCAAGGACGCGCCGGAAAGCGCCGCGCTGAAGGACTGGCAGGAGGAGCAGCTGCGCGAGCTGTTCCGCACCATGGCGAAGGCTGGCGGCGGCGAAATCCTGCGCATGGAGAACAGCGCCAACGACCTCGGCCAGGAACACCCGGTCGGTGGCTGCCGCATGGGGATCGATCCAATGGAGAGCGTGGTGGATGCGCATGGCCGCGCGCACGATCACGAGAACCTCTGGGTAGCCGGAGCGCCAGCGCAGCCGACGGCGTCGTGCTGCAACGGCACGCTGACCTTCGTCGCGGTGGGCCTGCGCACGGCGGCGGCGATCGCGGGAGCCGCCGCGATCTGA
- a CDS encoding twin-arginine translocation signal domain-containing protein, giving the protein MTSRRSFLKTAGALTAGVAAVGTSTACAVKDPTASNATGQENSAERVRGFDRVLLDAVATAVLPASLGATGIRTATNAFVAWADGYEPVAEEMHGYGYADVRYLPADPSPAWRAQLTALDLLAHRYGTDSFSTLPLPRRRELLRAVLRDQRGDRLPSPLDANHVAIALLAHWSSGPDAWDAAIGARVAPGVCRTLGDATRKPLPLATEPRA; this is encoded by the coding sequence GTGACATCCAGACGCAGCTTCCTCAAGACCGCCGGCGCCCTGACCGCCGGTGTCGCCGCCGTTGGCACTAGCACCGCCTGCGCCGTAAAAGACCCGACCGCAAGCAATGCGACCGGACAGGAGAACAGCGCAGAGCGCGTGCGCGGATTCGATCGCGTACTGCTCGATGCCGTGGCGACCGCGGTCTTGCCGGCATCACTCGGCGCGACCGGAATCCGCACGGCGACCAATGCGTTCGTCGCATGGGCCGACGGCTACGAACCGGTGGCAGAGGAGATGCACGGATATGGCTACGCCGACGTGCGCTATCTGCCGGCCGACCCCTCTCCGGCGTGGCGCGCGCAGCTCACCGCACTGGATTTGCTGGCGCACAGGTACGGTACCGACAGCTTCTCCACCCTTCCGCTCCCACGCAGGCGGGAGCTGCTTCGCGCCGTCTTGCGTGACCAGCGCGGCGACCGGCTGCCGTCTCCACTCGATGCGAACCACGTCGCAATTGCACTACTGGCGCATTGGTCGTCGGGTCCTGATGCGTGGGACGCCGCTATCGGCGCCCGTGTCGCGCCCGGGGTGTGCCGCACGTTGGGCGATGCCACGCGCAAGCCGTTGCCTCTCGCCACGGAGCCACGCGCATGA